In the genome of Porphyrobacter sp. ULC335, one region contains:
- a CDS encoding TonB-dependent receptor domain-containing protein, producing MSTRTRLAGLLLLTTSLTLPSVLHAQDALQEEPEAETEVEAEAQPTDPVEGENPVEDLQETDISVPGGGIIVTGRRNRDPARNSGQVLNVLSEADIARTGEGDIAGALARVSGLSLVGNGRVFVRGLGDRYSLALLNGLPLPSPEPLSRVVPLDIFPTSVIASSLVQKTYSANFPGEFGGGVINLTTKAIPTETFLTVGFSGSGDTETTFQNGLTYFGSDWDSFGFDNGNRDFPSVLQDAIGSGTRINDLSAAQQRQLAGQIMPLNLVTLQKNDVLPINFSANLTGGTSFEVGDGNYLGLIATAGITNTWRNRNVTSQQFGDAEAGQILFDSQNFITDNKVLVNALIGLGLDIGEHTVRWTNLYIRDTLKTARLATGTDSFTDVARPFDFQTQQTGWFERQLMDSQIVAEFNFDAFELDLRGGYARTDREAPYNAIVPYIRTNIPNDPFGDKFVVDVGALIGGTERIQVGFEDLTEELWFGGADVTFDVTDDLSLTAGYAYSDTTRRSLSFIIRPLLGSSAQNTTLLRALGLRQPGLILNGATLATDANGTGFFNVTVSDPTPFPVFDAALTVHAGYGLARFRATERLNIEAGVRYEDGLQVAAPDLTFGGGNLANPTRIANDYFLPAATVTWEAIDDLQLRFAASKTIARPQFRELVEQTYFDPESNRRFRGNPFLQDSELINVEARAEYYMGGPKKVSLAGFFKKIDNPIENFLITAPGIIETSYANAPSANLYGAELDLSYGIDLADWGGLFENKQFLIIANYTYTQSEISVGAADLAPIPGATGQLASQLFDDGSPLVGQSDHVANLSLGIEDLDKVQQFTVLFNYASERVTLRGGALPDVVEDPGLTVDLVARSEVKLGGVPLEVSLEARNIFGRDNFEFQELNGNRAEINTFDVGTVFSIGVKAEF from the coding sequence ATGTCCACCCGCACGCGCCTCGCTGGGCTGCTGCTGCTCACCACATCGCTGACCTTGCCGTCGGTGCTCCACGCGCAGGACGCGCTGCAAGAGGAGCCCGAAGCCGAGACCGAGGTCGAAGCCGAAGCGCAGCCGACCGATCCGGTCGAAGGCGAGAATCCAGTGGAGGATCTGCAGGAGACCGATATCTCTGTGCCGGGCGGCGGGATCATCGTCACCGGGCGGCGCAACCGCGATCCGGCGCGCAATTCGGGCCAGGTGCTGAACGTGCTGAGCGAAGCCGACATCGCCCGCACCGGTGAAGGCGACATTGCCGGCGCGCTGGCGCGGGTCAGTGGTCTCTCGCTGGTCGGCAACGGCCGCGTCTTCGTGCGTGGTCTGGGTGACCGCTATTCGCTGGCGCTGCTCAACGGCCTGCCGCTCCCCAGCCCCGAACCGCTGAGCCGCGTGGTCCCGCTCGACATCTTCCCGACCAGCGTGATCGCCTCCAGCCTCGTGCAGAAGACCTATTCGGCCAACTTCCCGGGCGAGTTCGGCGGCGGGGTTATCAACCTCACCACCAAGGCGATCCCGACAGAGACCTTCCTCACCGTCGGCTTCTCGGGCAGCGGTGATACCGAGACAACGTTCCAGAACGGCCTCACCTATTTCGGGTCGGACTGGGACAGCTTCGGCTTCGACAACGGCAACCGCGATTTCCCCAGCGTGTTGCAGGACGCCATCGGCAGCGGCACCCGGATCAACGACCTGTCCGCCGCGCAGCAGCGCCAGCTGGCCGGGCAGATCATGCCGCTCAATCTGGTGACGCTCCAGAAGAACGATGTGCTGCCGATCAACTTCTCGGCCAACCTTACCGGCGGCACCTCGTTCGAGGTGGGTGACGGCAATTACCTCGGCCTGATCGCCACGGCCGGGATTACCAACACCTGGCGCAACCGCAATGTCACCAGCCAGCAGTTCGGTGACGCGGAAGCGGGCCAGATCCTGTTCGATTCGCAGAACTTCATCACCGACAACAAGGTGCTGGTGAACGCGCTGATCGGGCTCGGCCTCGATATCGGCGAACACACCGTCCGCTGGACCAATCTCTACATCCGCGACACCCTGAAGACCGCGCGGCTTGCCACCGGCACCGACAGCTTCACCGATGTCGCGCGGCCGTTCGATTTCCAGACCCAGCAGACAGGCTGGTTCGAACGCCAGCTGATGGATTCGCAAATCGTCGCCGAATTCAACTTCGATGCCTTCGAACTCGATCTGCGCGGCGGCTATGCCCGCACCGATCGCGAGGCGCCCTACAACGCCATCGTGCCCTATATCCGCACCAATATTCCGAACGATCCCTTCGGCGACAAGTTCGTGGTCGATGTCGGCGCGCTGATCGGCGGGACGGAGCGCATTCAGGTCGGCTTTGAAGACCTGACCGAAGAATTGTGGTTCGGCGGCGCGGACGTGACCTTCGACGTCACCGATGACCTGTCGCTGACCGCGGGCTATGCCTATTCGGACACCACCCGCCGGTCGCTGTCCTTCATCATCCGCCCACTGCTCGGCTCCTCCGCGCAGAACACCACGCTGCTGCGCGCGCTTGGCCTGCGGCAACCGGGCCTGATCCTCAACGGCGCGACGCTGGCGACCGATGCGAACGGCACCGGCTTCTTCAACGTCACCGTGTCCGATCCGACCCCCTTCCCGGTGTTCGACGCCGCGCTGACGGTGCACGCGGGCTACGGGCTGGCGCGTTTCCGCGCGACCGAGCGTCTCAATATCGAGGCAGGCGTGCGCTATGAAGACGGGCTTCAGGTCGCCGCGCCCGATCTGACCTTCGGCGGCGGCAATCTCGCCAACCCGACGCGGATCGCCAATGACTACTTCCTGCCCGCGGCCACGGTCACGTGGGAGGCGATCGACGATCTGCAACTGCGCTTCGCAGCATCGAAGACCATCGCCCGCCCGCAGTTCCGCGAGCTGGTGGAGCAGACCTATTTCGATCCCGAGAGCAACCGCCGTTTCCGCGGGAACCCGTTCCTGCAGGACAGCGAGCTGATCAACGTGGAAGCGCGCGCCGAATATTACATGGGCGGGCCGAAGAAGGTGAGCCTTGCCGGCTTCTTCAAGAAGATCGACAACCCGATCGAGAACTTCCTGATCACCGCGCCCGGCATCATCGAGACGAGTTACGCCAATGCGCCCTCGGCGAACCTGTACGGGGCCGAGCTTGATCTGTCCTACGGTATCGATCTGGCCGATTGGGGCGGGCTGTTCGAGAACAAGCAGTTCCTGATCATCGCCAACTACACCTACACCCAGTCGGAGATTTCCGTGGGTGCGGCCGATCTGGCTCCGATCCCCGGGGCGACCGGGCAGCTGGCCAGCCAGCTGTTCGACGACGGCTCGCCGCTGGTCGGCCAGTCGGACCACGTGGCGAACCTGTCGCTGGGGATCGAGGATCTCGACAAGGTCCAGCAGTTCACCGTGCTGTTCAACTACGCCAGCGAGCGCGTGACGCTGCGCGGCGGGGCGCTGCCCGATGTGGTCGAAGACCCGGGCCTGACGGTCGACCTGGTGGCGCGTTCCGAAGTGAAGCTGGGCGGCGTGCCGCTCGAGGTAAGCCTCGAAGCGCGCAACATCTTCGGGCGCGACAATTTCGAGTTCCAGGAGCTCAATGGCAACCGTGCCGAGATCAACACCTTCGATGTGGGGACGGTGTTCTCGATCGGCGTGAAGGCGGAATTCTGA
- a CDS encoding response regulator transcription factor: MDVVNIFLTSELGESLDDFVHDQRRFTFDRLGAEGPRRLVEGPMWAFIDWVMPELAGLEMCRRLRADTRTMDAHVTMVLEEDDPEDRRRALRAGADDYVIGPLTRTAVLDRVLALQSRTSERQATRRFELGALTIDMAALQARWNETPIVLRPNEFRLLRFLAENPNRVLTREDLISGLGKREPPIDERTVDVWIGRLRRAIKSAGGGNPLRTVRSLGYVFDLG, encoded by the coding sequence ATGGATGTCGTCAATATCTTCCTGACGAGCGAGTTGGGCGAAAGTCTGGACGACTTCGTCCACGATCAGCGGCGTTTCACCTTCGACAGGCTGGGGGCGGAAGGCCCGCGGCGGTTGGTCGAAGGGCCGATGTGGGCGTTTATCGACTGGGTGATGCCCGAACTTGCCGGTCTCGAAATGTGCCGCCGGTTGCGCGCCGATACCCGCACCATGGACGCCCATGTGACGATGGTGCTGGAGGAGGACGATCCCGAGGATCGTCGCCGGGCGCTGCGCGCCGGGGCGGATGATTACGTGATCGGGCCGCTCACCCGCACGGCTGTGCTCGACCGGGTGCTGGCGCTGCAATCGCGCACCAGCGAGCGGCAGGCGACGCGCCGCTTCGAACTTGGCGCGCTGACGATCGACATGGCCGCGCTTCAGGCGCGCTGGAACGAGACGCCGATCGTACTGCGGCCCAATGAATTCCGCCTGCTGCGCTTTCTGGCCGAAAACCCCAACCGCGTGCTGACCCGCGAGGATCTGATCAGCGGCCTCGGCAAACGGGAACCCCCGATTGACGAGCGCACCGTGGACGTATGGATCGGCCGCCTGCGCCGCGCGATCAAATCGGCCGGCGGCGGCAACCCGCTGCGCACGGTGCGATCCCTGGGATATGTCTTCGATCTGGGGTGA